The stretch of DNA CGTCTCCGCCGCGCCCTCGACCGTGGCCGAGCTGGGCGGGATCAGCGGGGTCGGCGAGAAGAAACTCGCGACCTACGGAGAGGGGGTCATCGCCACCCTCGCCGAGGCGATGGCGTCCGCGCCCGCTTCCCCCGTACCCCCCGCTTCTCCGGCTTCCCCTGCTTCCCCTGCGGCCGTCGGGGGAGACACCGTGCCCGCGCGTTCCGGTGGGGCGGGCGCCGCGCCGGCTCCGTCCGGAGGAGGGGACGGGGTTCCGGCTCCCTCCGGCGGACCTGACGGGCCGTCGTCACGCGGGGCGCGGGCGGGCACCTCGTCGACGGGCCGTGCGGCGACCACGGCGTCCAAGGCGACCACGGCGTCCAAGGGGTCCACGGCGTCCAAGGGGTCCACGGGTGGGGACTCCGCGAGCGGGTACGACGACTGGGGCCGCGAGCCCGACTTCGGCCCTGAGCCCGACGAGTTCGAGGAGGAACACGAATTCAGCGGGTGACGGTGCGGGGGACGAGCCGGCGCCGGATGCCGCGGGTGACGGGGTGACGGGGTGACGGGGTGCCCGCAGCGTCCGGTGGCTCTGGGCGGCCCAGGGGGAGTCGCCGGGGACCGCGCGTGGTGGATGTTTCCGGATGATGTCTAAAGAGATCGCAATGTCCGGAAATACCTTGTCGGAGTGGATGATTCCGGCTTAGCGTCCTTCGGGGGGCGCGGTCGGGGTGGGGTCGCGTCCGAACAGGGGGACGCGTGGGGGGACCCGTGGTCAGAAGAGCGCCATTAGCGTTGAACCGAGAAGTGCCAGGCCTGATCGTCAAGTTCGGCGACTATCCCCTGCACCATGGAGGAGTCGGCGCCATCCGCAGCCTGGGGCGGCTCGGCGTACCGATGTACGCGATCACGGAGGACCGTTTCACACCGGCTGCCGCCTCTCGATATCTGCGCAGGGCCTTCGCCTGGCCGACTACCGGTACCGAAGGCCCTGAGGTGCTGATCGAGGGGTTGTTGCGGGTCGGACGCCGTATCGGCAGGCCCGCCGTGCTGATCCCCACCGACGAGGAGGCCGCGGTCCTCATCGCGGAACACCAGGACGTCCTCGATGAGGCGTTCCTGGTCCCGAGGGTCGACACCGCTCTGCCCCGCCGGGTCGCCAGCAAGCAGGGGCTGCACGAGCTGTGCGGCAAGTACGGCATCCCTTCACCCGTCACCGCCTTCCCGGAGAGTTACGCGGACATCGAGGAGTTCGCCGCCACCGCGCGGTTCCCCGTGGTCGCGAAGAACCGTGAGGCGTTCGTCCGCCGCACGAGCCCTGCTGTCAGGGGCACGACACGTATTGCCACCCCTGGGGCCCTCCTGGCCCTCGCCAGAGGATGGGGTGAGCGCCCCGGCGTCATTCTCCAGGAGTACCTTCCCCGGGAGTCGGCCGAGGACTGGATCGTGCACGGCTATTTCGACTCGGGCTCCGTGCCCCTCGCGCTCTTCACCGGTGTCAAGGTCCGTTCCTGGCCGCCCCACGCGGGCATGACGGCCAGCGCGTACGTCGTAGGGAACCCGGAACTCGCCTCGCTGGCTGCCGAGTTCGTCAAACACATCGGTTTCAGCGGCATCGTCGACCTGGACCTCCGCTACGACCGCAGGGACGGCAGGTACAAACTGCTCGACTTCAATCCGCGGATGGGCGCGCAGTTCCGGCTCTTCGAGAGCGACTCGGGCGTCGATGTCGTACGCGCGCTCCACCTGCACCTCACCGGACGTGAGGTACCCGAGGGCGCGCAACGCGAGGGCAACCGCTACGTCGTGGAGAACATCGACCTGCCCGCCCTTCTGGCCTACCGGCGCAGTGGCTACACCACCCCGCACGCGCCCCGCCGCTCCAGCGGTACCGAACTGGCGTGGCTGGCCGCGGACGACCCCCGGCCCTTCGTGACGATGCTCGCCCGGATGGCGCGGCCCGGAGTGAAGCACCTCCACGATCTGTGGCGGGCGCGCCGGGCCGGGGGGATAGCCCCCGCGAAGTAGGCAGGGCGTCAGTCGGGGCGTCGGGCGCGGCGTTCGACGGTGGAGAACGGTGACAAGTGCACTGTCCTGGGGAGGGACTTCGTGATTCAACCGGTAGCAGTGATCGGGGCCGGTCCGTTCGGCCTGTCCACCGCCGCGCATCTGCGGGCCAGGGGGATCCCGGTGCGGATCTTCGGCGACCCGATGGTGAGCTGGCGTTCGCACATGCCGGACGGAATGATCCTCAAGTCCACTCCGGTCGCGTCGAACCTCGACACGCCGCGACCTGGCCACACGTTGGCCGACTACTGCGACGCGGCCGGTATCAAACGGCTGGTCACCGATGAGGACCTGATATCGGTCGAGACGTTCATCCAGTACGGGGAGTGGTTCAGGGAGCGGCTCGTCCCCGGCCTCGAACAGGTGCGGGTCGTCTCCGTGGACCGCGCGGCCGGCAGCGGCTCAAGCGCGGGCGCGGGTGCGGACTCGGGAGCAGGCGCGGGTGCGGGCTTCACCCTGAAGCTGGACTCCGGCGAGGAGTTCACCGCCCGTGCCGTCGTCGTCGCCACGGGCCTTACGGGGTTCGCGCAGCTCCCGGCCGAGTTGGCCGCCGCGGTCCCCGAGGGTCCGGCTCCCACGGCGGCCGTGTCGCACAGTTCGCAGCACCCGGAGCTGACCAGGTTCGCGGGCCGTGAGCTGACCGTCGTCGGCGCGGGCCAGTCGGCGCTGGAGACGGCCGCGCTGGCCGTCGAGGCAGGGGCGAAGGTACGGCTGGTGGCGCGCGGCGGCGGTTCCGTGGCCTTCGGCTCACCGCCGTGGGAGCAGCCGAGGCTGCGGCCGAACTCGCCGTTCGGACGGGCCTGGTCCCTGCACGCGATCAGCTACTACGCGCAGTTCTTCCGGCGGCTGCCACCGCAGGCCAGGCACTACCTCGTACGCGGGGTGCTCGGCCCCATGGGCGCGTGGTGGCTGCGGGAACGGTTCGAGGGGAAAGTCGAGGTCCACGAGGTCGCCCGGATAGCGGGGGTCCACATGGACGGCGACCGCCCCGCTCTGGAGGTGCGGACGCTGTCGGGCAGGCCGGAGACGGTCGAGGGCGACCATGTCCTCGCGGCGACCGGCTACCGCGTCGATGTCGCCGCACTCGGTTTCCTCGGCGGTGGGCTGCTGTCCCGCCTGGCGGTCAGCCGAGGCACACCGAGGCTCGGCGCCGGCTATGTCTCCTCGGTACCCGGGCTGTACTTCACAGGACTGCCGGCGGCCGGTTCGTACGGCCCGGTGATGAGGTTCGTCTGCGGCACCGAATTCGCCTCCCCGCGCCTCGTCGGGCATCTGGCGGCGGCGCATACGTAGGCGAGTGCCAGGCAGCAGCGCACACGCGGGCAGGCATCTGCGGCGGGCGTGCGGGTAGGCACGTGCGGGTAGGCAACGGCAGCCGCGCACCTGCGGGCAGGCATCGGCGGTGGCGGGCGGACAGCTACCGGCGGCGTGCGGGTAGGCACCGGCAGCGGGTGTGCGGGCCGGCATCCGGTGGCGGCACGCATAGGTGCGGACATCCGGTGGCAGCGCGCACGTACGCCCGCGCGGGAGATCACACCAGGGGCACGGGGCACGGGGCACGGGGCACGGCCCAGAGGACAGAGGACAGAGGACAGAGGACAGAGGACAGAGGACTGTGCGCCGGGGCGGCGAGGGTTACGGGAGAGCGAGGTGTGACGGGAGAGGCGGGGGACGACCCGAAGGGGCGAGGCGGCCGTCGGGTGTGGGGCCCGAAGGGGCGACCGGAAGCCGTCGGCCGGAGGAGGTCATCGCCAGAGGCATCTGCCGCGCGTGGGTGCCACCGGCCGGGCCCCTCGTATTCTGAGGATCATGCCCGCACCGCCCACGTACTCCCTCATCGCCACCGACCTGGACGGCACCCTGCTGAGAGACCGGGAAGGGGTCGTCTCGGCGCGTACGCGCTCGGCGCTCGGCCGGGCGTCCCGCGCGGGCGCGCGCCACATCGTGGTGACGGGCCGGCCCGCGCCGCAGGTCAGACATCTGCTGATCGAGCTGGAGTACCAGGGCCTCGCCGTCTGCGCGCAGGGCGCGCAGGTCTACGACGCCGAGGCGGAACGGCTGCTGCACTCCGTGGCGTTCGACCGGGCGCTGGCGGAGACGGCTCTCGGCAAGATCGAGGCCGAACTGGGACAGACTTTCGCGGGCGTGAACCAGGACGGCTGCGAGGGGCTGATGCTGATGGAGCCCGGCTTCGTCACCCCGCCGCCCGCCCTGCCGTCCGTTCGTGTCGGCGTGCGTGACGAACTGTGGGCCGAGCCCATCACCAAGGTCCTCGTCATCCACCCCCGTATGACCGAGGACGAACTGGCCCACGCGGCCCGCACGATCGTCGGGGACCTGGTCGCCGTGGTGATGGCGGGCCCCGGAGCGGTGGAGCTCCAGCCGCTCGGCATGTCCAAGGCGGCCGGGCTCGCGCTGGCGGCGGGGCGGCTGGGCGCGAGCGGCGCCGACACGATCGCCTTCGGGGACATGCCCAACGACGTGCCGATGTTCCAGTGGGCCGCGCGAGGTGTCGCCATGGCCAACGCCCACTCGGAGCTGAAGGCCGTCGCCGACGAGGTCACGCTGTCGAACGCGGATGACGGGGTGGCCGTGGTGCTGGAGCGGCTGTACGCGTAGTACGGACAGCCCCAGGGAACGGACGGGGCAGCCGTGAACGGGGCAGCCACACACGCGCCAGCCATACACGGGACCGTCGTACTTGGAGGGCGGCGCTCGTCGCCGCGAGCGAGCCGCACTGGCACAGATCGTCAACTGATCGCCTCTTACGGGGCTGGTCGCGCTGTGCTGGTCCTACGTAGGTTTCCAAGGCGGCGGCAGTGCGGCATTCGCGCGCTCCGTCCGCTTCCGCGCCGAGTGTTCAGGCGCGTCCACGAGAACACGAGAGAAGGAAGCACACCCATGCGCGCCCTTGTGGTCGATCACGGCGAGGCAGGCCCCGTCCGGTTCGCCGATGTGGAGGAGCCTGTGCCGTCCAGCGACGAGGCGTTGGTCGAGATACGGCACATCGGGCTCAACTTCGGGGAGCTGAACTACGTGCGGCAGTGGCCGGCCGGCGCTGTGCACGGCCACGACGCGGCCGGCGTCGTGGTGCGCGCCGCATCCGACGGCTCGGGGCCACCCGAAGGCACGCGCGTCGCGCTGGGGATGTCCGCCCACGCGTGGGCGGAGCGGGTGGCGGTCGGCACCGCCTCGCTCGGCACCGTCCCCGAGGGCGTGGACCTGGCCGCCGGTGCCGCGCTGGGGATCGCCGGAGTAACCGCGCTGCGGGTGCTGCGCAAGCGTTCCCTGCTGGCGCGCGACGTCCTGATCACCGGCGCCAGCGGGGGCGTGGGGCACTTCGCCGTCCAGCTGGCGGCGCTGGCGGGCGCCCGGGTGACGGCACTCGTGGGTTCGCAGGACCGGGCCGCCGGGCTCCGCGAACTCGGGGCCGACAAGGTCCTGACCGACCTGGCCGAGACAGAGTGCCGGTTCGACCTCGTCCTGGACACGGTCGCCGGGCCGCTGGTGGCCCAGGCGTGGAATTCCCTCGCCGAGGGCGGCACCATCCACCTGGTCGGTTACTCCTCGGGGCAGGACTCCACGTTCCCGTCAGGGGCCCTGTTCGGCTTCGGCGAACCCCGCACCATCGCCACCTACGGTGACATGACGCCGACCAGCGGGGAACTGACGGATCTGCTGGGCCTCGTCGCCTCGGGGAGGCTGGTGGTACCGGTCGGACTGCGAGGCGACTGGAAGGACGTGGACGACGCCGTCCAGACGCTGTTCGCCCGCAAGGTGCACGGAAAGATCGTTCTTGACGTGATCTGACGCCCGTCGACGAGAATGGAACGATGGACGTACTCGCGGAAGCCTTGCGTGTATCGGGTGCGCGAGGAGCGCTCGGGGTCGTGCTGAAGGCTGGAGGAACCTGGGGCCTCTGGCTGGACACCTACCCAGGAGCGGCACTGCACGTGGTGTCCCACGGCACGATGTGGCTGCACGTCCCAGGTGAGAAACCCCTGGAGGTGCATGCTGGCGACGCCGTTCTGGTGTCGCCGGGCACCGCACACGGGATAGCCGGCGCCGCCGACGTGACCATGGGTTCCTGCGACCGTGAGGCGGCGGCCCGCGCTTTCGGCGACGGCCGGGCCCTGCGGCTGGGCTCGGCGCCGGTGCGGACAGAAGTGATCGTCCTGCACTACGAGCAGGACCCGGAGGTGAGCACACCGGTGCTTACCTCCCTCGCCCGGCCGATGCACGTCACAGCCCACCAGAACGCGCAGCTCAGAAGGACCGTCGAACTCCTCACGGCGGAACTCGCCCAGCCCCAGATCGGCACCACCGCCGCCGTCAACAGCATCGTCGACCTCCTGCTGGTCCAGTTCGTACGCGCCTGGCTGGCCCGCCACCCGGAGGAATCGTCCGGCTCATGGCTGGGCGCCATGCGTGATCCGGTCGTGCGCGACGCCCTGGCGCGTGTCCACGCCCGACCGGAACACCCCTGGACCACCGAGTCCCTGGCAACCGCGACGGCGGTGTCCCGGACGACGCTGTCCAGGCACTTCCGGTCCGCCCTCGGACAGACGCCGGGCGCGTACGTGACGCAGTGGCGCATGGACGTGGCATCCGTCCAGCTCCGCGACACCGACAAGCCGGTCGAGTCGATCTCCGGCGAGGTCGGCTACGCCTCTCCGCACGCTTTCAGCCGTGCCTTCCGACGCGCCCGAGGGATGCCCCCGGGGGAGTACCGTTCGCGACTCCGCGAGTGATCGCGGGCAGGCGGGCACCGACAACTCTCCGTTCTCGTGCCACCTCCCCCGCCCACCGCTCTCGTCCTCGTGCCCACCCTTTCGTGCACACCTGCTGAAGGGGCGCACGATCGACTCGTGCGCCCCTTCCCGGCAGCCGCCCCGCACCCAGGGGGACGCGCTCGCCCCGCACCAAGGGGCCGCCTTCACCCCGTGCCAAGGGGGCACGCCCCGGCACAGTGCCAAGGGGGCACGCCCCGGCACCGCGCCAAGGGGACGCGCTCGCCCCGCGCCAAGGGGACGCGCTCGCCCCGCACCAAGGGCCCGCGACCCCGCCCCGGCGTACGCCGCTCGCGCTAGCCCGCCGTGCGCGGAATCCGCTTCTCCCATGTGCGGTGGAAGACGACCTCGCCGCCGTCCCTGCACACCACCTCGTTGACGCAGATGAACTCCGTCGTGTCGCAGGTGATCTCGGAGCGGGTGTGGACGGTGGCGTCCCAGGCCATCTCGGGCCGGTGCAGCCGGATCGACCAGTCGGAGCGGGTGTGGGCGCTCAGCGGGTCGTTCTCCTGGATGGTGTACGTCTCCAGCGCGTCCTCGGTGAACTCCAGGCCGTCCGGGTAGATCCGGGTGCCGCCGTAGCGCGGGTCGACCTCCAGCCGCCAGGTGCCTGCGGCGACATCGCGGCCGATGAGACGTTCGGGGCGCGGCGGGCCGTCCAGGGACTCGGGGTGGACCACGCCGAGCGGCTCCGACTCCTCGGGCCCCTCGAAGCTGATCTGATTCTCGACGGCCCCGGCCCCGGCCCCGGCCCCGGCTCCGTCGCCCCCGTCCTCGTTGCCGTCGCCCCCGTTGACGGAGTACTCGCCAGGGGTCCGTACGGGAAGCTCAAGAGAACTGCCCGCGGGGTCGAGGGTGAACCCCGCCTCGGAGCCGGGCTGCGGCCAGATCCAGGGCCAGTAGGCCGAGGAGACGGCCAACCGGATGCGGTGTCCAGGGGGGAACGAGTGGCCGACGCCGTTGAGCTGGAACTCGATGTCCTCGGTGGCGCCGGGCTGCCAGGCCACGACCCGGTCCCTGCCGTGCCGTGACGTCAGGTTCAGCACGCCTCTGGTGACCAGGGTGGAGGAACCGTCCGGTGCCACGTCGCAGAGGCGCGCGATGACCTGTCCGCGCGGGGTCTCGCAGGTGAGCCGCAGCTTGACCTTGGCGCGCCCGAGGATCTCGATGTCCTCGGGCACCTCGAAGTCGAAACAGCCCGACTTCGCGTCCTCGTCACGCTGGTCGGGCGGCAGGTCACCGTCGTTCCCGAACGGGAAGAAGCGGCCCGCGTCCAGCCCCGTCTGCTGCGGCGACTTGACGATCATGGGGGCGCCCTGGAACCCGTAGACCGTCGGGGTGACGGAGGGGGAGGGCCAGGCGGTGTCGCCGACCCAGCGGCCCGGCAACTCGTCGTAGACCGTGGCGGGCGGGTGCGACTCGCTGATCCAGGAGCGCAGCAGGGGCTCGTCCATGACGTCGTTGTCCGTGCCCTTGAGGTGGTGGTCCCACCAGCGCAGGGTCTCCTGGAGGAATCCGATGGCAGGGCCGGGCGGCAGCCCTCGATCCGGGTACTGGTGCGACCAGGGGCCGATGATGCCGCGTACGCGGTCCTCCGGCAGGTTCTCGACGAGGCGCAGCACCGTGTCGCGGTACGGGTCGTGCCAGCCGCCCACGGCGAGGACGGCCGCGTCGATCGCCGAGTAGTCCTCGCTGACGCTGCCGTGCTTCCAGTAGTCGTCACGCGTCTGGTGGTTCAGCCACGTGTGGATGAACGGCTCGACGCCCTCCAGCCGCCGCAGCCACATGTCACGCCACTCGGGGCCGACGAACTCCGGGTCCGGGGGCCGGGAGACGAAGGCCAGCATGGTCGACGCCCAGGCGTGCATGTCCACGGCGAGGACCGAGCCGCCCATGTAGTGCACGTCGTTGTCGTAGCGGTCGTCGGCCGAACAGACCGTGACGACGGCCTTGAGGGGCTCCGGGGCGAGCGCGGCGATCTGGAGGGAGTTGAAGCCGCCCCAGGAGATGCCGAACATGCCGACCTTGCCACTGCACCACGGCTGCCCGGCGAGCCACTCCACGACGGCGACGCCGTCGGCCAGCTCCGTGGCGTCGTACTCGTCACCCGGCTTCCCCCCGCTGTTGCCGTGGCCGCGGACGTCCACCCGTACGGAGGCGTAGCCGTGCCCGGCGTACCAGGGATGTCGCTGCCAGTCGCGGGGCGCGGTCCAGTCGGTGAGGCGGTAGGGGAGGTATTCGAGGAGGGCGGGCACCGGTTCGTCGGTGACCGGGCGCCACACGCGCGCGTAGAGCAGCGTGCCGTCGGGCAGCGGGATCCGGATGTCCTCGCGGGTCGTCCCGTAGGGGTACTCGGTCTGGATCTTCAGGGGCTTCATGGGGGTGACCTCTGTGGACTGTGGGGATTTAACGGAGCGTGGTGGCTGAGGGGATTTGACGGAGCGTGGTGACTGTGGGATTTGACGGAGTGTGGTGACTGAGGGGGGATCGGCTGAGGGGGGATTGACCGGGGGAGCGGGCACGTCGTTCGGGGGCGTCGCGTCCGGTCAGTGAACGGGGTGCATGGTGCGCCGCAGCCAGGGCGCGGCGGCGACGACGGCCGCGCCGGCCACCACGGCGATGGCGCCGTTGACACCGAAGTACGCGGGGTTGGAGACCTGGCCGTAGAGCTTCACCACTTGGGCCTGGACGCCGTTGGCGAGGGCCAGGGAGAGGAACCAGAGGGCCATGGTCTGGCTGGCGAAGGCCCTGGGCGCGAGTTTGGTGCTGGCGGAGAGCCCCGAGGTCTCGACCAGGATGTCGCCGAGCCCCAGCAGCAGGAAGGAGCCGACGATCCACCAGGCGGCCATCTTGTAGTCGTCGCCGCTGTGTCCTGAGGTGGGGAGCGCCATCAGTACGAAGGAGAGGCCGCCGAGGACGACACCGAAGGCGATCTTGTTGGAGGCGTGCGGCTGGCGCGTGCCCATCTTGGCCCAGGTGGCGGCGACCACCGGGGCGAGGGCCACCTCGAAGGCGCCGAGCGCCGAGGCGTACCAGCTCGCGGGGAAGTGGAAGCCGAGGACCTCGGTGCGGGCGTTGGTCGAGGCGAGCAGGATCATCGTCGAGTACGCCTGGAAGAGGATGAAGTTGAACACCACGGACGCCAGGAACAGCACCACGTAGGGGCGCAGTCGCCCGCGTTCCTCCGACGAGACCCGGGGGCTGCGGAACATCACAGCGAAGTAGATGACGGGCGCCACGGCCGAGACGATGGTGAGAACATCCACAAACCGGTCGATGGTCAGCCAGCCGGCCAGAGCGAGCGCGGTGGCGACGGCGGCCACCACCAGAACCCCGACGACAAGCCTGACCACCACCCGGCGCATCGAAGCGGGCGGCAGCGCGTATTCGGCGGAGTTCTTGCGCCCGGCCAGGTGGCGGCGGCCGAGCACGTACTGGATGAGGCCGAGCGTCATGCCGAAGGCGGCGGCGGAGAACCCCCAGTGCCAGCCCGCGTGGTCGCCGAGCCAGCCGGTGATGAGCGGCCCGAGGAACGAGCCGATGTTGATGCCCATGTAGTACAGCGCGAAGCCGGCGTCCCTGCGCTCGTCCTCCGTGCGGTAGAGCTTGCCGACCATGGAGGCGACGTTCGGTTTGAGCAGGCCGGTCCCCGCGCTGATCAGCCCCAGCCCCACCCAGGTCATGGTGGCGGTGGGCACGGCCATCGCGTAGTGGCCGCAGGCGATGAGAATCCCGCCCCACAGCACCGCGCGGTACGAGCCGAGGAGGCGGTCGGCGAGCCAGCCGCCGGCCACGGAGACCAGATAGACGAGGGTCCCGTAGGCCGCGGACACCGAGGCGGCCGTACCCGCGTCCATGCCGAGGCCGTCGTGGGCGACGGTGTCGGCGAAGTACAGGACGAGGATCGCCTGCATGCCGAGGAAGGAGAAGCGTTCCCACACCTCCAGGCCCGATAGGGTCATCAGGCCCCGTGGCTGCCCGAAGAATGCCCGGTCGTCGCCCGGTGGCGGCGCCTCGGCGGAGGGGTCGGTTTCAGCCGTTGTGGGGGGCAAAGCGTGTACTCCCAGTAGTTCTGGAGTCTTCCTGTTCATATGACCTGATCACGAACATACCGGCGACGATCGCATAGTGCCCGGCCTGGTCGGGCAGGCGCTCTCTGTGATCGAAAGGGGACCGGATACGCTGACTTGAGTGATGGCAGCGACACATCGACAAACCGTGTGATCGTCAGCAGACAGGAGAACCCCTCGTGACCGACGTCGGGCCGTTCGGGTTGAGCGTGCGGGACCAGGCTCTCGAAGCCGATGCGCAGGCCGGATTGGCCGCCGTCGAGGAGGGCCTCCTAGAGGCCACCAAGAGTGACGTGCCGTTCATCACGGAGGCCGCCCAGCACCTCGTGCGCGCCGGTGGCAAACGGTTCAGGCCGTTGCTCGTGATGCTGGCCGCCCAGTTCGGTGACCCCTACGCGCCGGGCATCGTCCCCTCGGCCGTGGTGGTGGAGCTGACGCACCTCGCGACGCTCTACCACGACGACGTGATGGACGAGGCCGACGTGCGTCGCAGCGTCGAGAGCGCCAACGCCCGCTGGGGCAACTCCGTCGCGGTCCTCACCGGCGACTTCCTCTTCGCCCGCGCCTCGCACATACTGGCCGACCTCGGACCGGAAGCCGTACGGATCCAGGCGGAGGCGTTCGAAAGGCTGGTCACCGGCCAGATCCTGGAGACCGCGGGTCCCAGGGACGGTCGCGATCCGATCGAGCACTACCTCGACGTGATCTCCGGCAAGAGCGGATCGCTGATCGCGGTGGCCGGCCGGTTCGGGGCGATGATGTCGGGCGCCGACGAGACCGTGGTCGACGTACTGACCCAG from Streptomyces tsukubensis encodes:
- a CDS encoding peptide MFS transporter — protein: MNRKTPELLGVHALPPTTAETDPSAEAPPPGDDRAFFGQPRGLMTLSGLEVWERFSFLGMQAILVLYFADTVAHDGLGMDAGTAASVSAAYGTLVYLVSVAGGWLADRLLGSYRAVLWGGILIACGHYAMAVPTATMTWVGLGLISAGTGLLKPNVASMVGKLYRTEDERRDAGFALYYMGINIGSFLGPLITGWLGDHAGWHWGFSAAAFGMTLGLIQYVLGRRHLAGRKNSAEYALPPASMRRVVVRLVVGVLVVAAVATALALAGWLTIDRFVDVLTIVSAVAPVIYFAVMFRSPRVSSEERGRLRPYVVLFLASVVFNFILFQAYSTMILLASTNARTEVLGFHFPASWYASALGAFEVALAPVVAATWAKMGTRQPHASNKIAFGVVLGGLSFVLMALPTSGHSGDDYKMAAWWIVGSFLLLGLGDILVETSGLSASTKLAPRAFASQTMALWFLSLALANGVQAQVVKLYGQVSNPAYFGVNGAIAVVAGAAVVAAAPWLRRTMHPVH
- a CDS encoding zinc-binding dehydrogenase, which encodes MRALVVDHGEAGPVRFADVEEPVPSSDEALVEIRHIGLNFGELNYVRQWPAGAVHGHDAAGVVVRAASDGSGPPEGTRVALGMSAHAWAERVAVGTASLGTVPEGVDLAAGAALGIAGVTALRVLRKRSLLARDVLITGASGGVGHFAVQLAALAGARVTALVGSQDRAAGLRELGADKVLTDLAETECRFDLVLDTVAGPLVAQAWNSLAEGGTIHLVGYSSGQDSTFPSGALFGFGEPRTIATYGDMTPTSGELTDLLGLVASGRLVVPVGLRGDWKDVDDAVQTLFARKVHGKIVLDVI
- a CDS encoding HAD family hydrolase: MPAPPTYSLIATDLDGTLLRDREGVVSARTRSALGRASRAGARHIVVTGRPAPQVRHLLIELEYQGLAVCAQGAQVYDAEAERLLHSVAFDRALAETALGKIEAELGQTFAGVNQDGCEGLMLMEPGFVTPPPALPSVRVGVRDELWAEPITKVLVIHPRMTEDELAHAARTIVGDLVAVVMAGPGAVELQPLGMSKAAGLALAAGRLGASGADTIAFGDMPNDVPMFQWAARGVAMANAHSELKAVADEVTLSNADDGVAVVLERLYA
- a CDS encoding AraC family transcriptional regulator — encoded protein: MDVLAEALRVSGARGALGVVLKAGGTWGLWLDTYPGAALHVVSHGTMWLHVPGEKPLEVHAGDAVLVSPGTAHGIAGAADVTMGSCDREAAARAFGDGRALRLGSAPVRTEVIVLHYEQDPEVSTPVLTSLARPMHVTAHQNAQLRRTVELLTAELAQPQIGTTAAVNSIVDLLLVQFVRAWLARHPEESSGSWLGAMRDPVVRDALARVHARPEHPWTTESLATATAVSRTTLSRHFRSALGQTPGAYVTQWRMDVASVQLRDTDKPVESISGEVGYASPHAFSRAFRRARGMPPGEYRSRLRE
- a CDS encoding NAD(P)-binding domain-containing protein codes for the protein MIQPVAVIGAGPFGLSTAAHLRARGIPVRIFGDPMVSWRSHMPDGMILKSTPVASNLDTPRPGHTLADYCDAAGIKRLVTDEDLISVETFIQYGEWFRERLVPGLEQVRVVSVDRAAGSGSSAGAGADSGAGAGAGFTLKLDSGEEFTARAVVVATGLTGFAQLPAELAAAVPEGPAPTAAVSHSSQHPELTRFAGRELTVVGAGQSALETAALAVEAGAKVRLVARGGGSVAFGSPPWEQPRLRPNSPFGRAWSLHAISYYAQFFRRLPPQARHYLVRGVLGPMGAWWLRERFEGKVEVHEVARIAGVHMDGDRPALEVRTLSGRPETVEGDHVLAATGYRVDVAALGFLGGGLLSRLAVSRGTPRLGAGYVSSVPGLYFTGLPAAGSYGPVMRFVCGTEFASPRLVGHLAAAHT
- a CDS encoding carboxylate--amine ligase codes for the protein MNREVPGLIVKFGDYPLHHGGVGAIRSLGRLGVPMYAITEDRFTPAAASRYLRRAFAWPTTGTEGPEVLIEGLLRVGRRIGRPAVLIPTDEEAAVLIAEHQDVLDEAFLVPRVDTALPRRVASKQGLHELCGKYGIPSPVTAFPESYADIEEFAATARFPVVAKNREAFVRRTSPAVRGTTRIATPGALLALARGWGERPGVILQEYLPRESAEDWIVHGYFDSGSVPLALFTGVKVRSWPPHAGMTASAYVVGNPELASLAAEFVKHIGFSGIVDLDLRYDRRDGRYKLLDFNPRMGAQFRLFESDSGVDVVRALHLHLTGREVPEGAQREGNRYVVENIDLPALLAYRRSGYTTPHAPRRSSGTELAWLAADDPRPFVTMLARMARPGVKHLHDLWRARRAGGIAPAK
- a CDS encoding CocE/NonD family hydrolase: MKIQTEYPYGTTREDIRIPLPDGTLLYARVWRPVTDEPVPALLEYLPYRLTDWTAPRDWQRHPWYAGHGYASVRVDVRGHGNSGGKPGDEYDATELADGVAVVEWLAGQPWCSGKVGMFGISWGGFNSLQIAALAPEPLKAVVTVCSADDRYDNDVHYMGGSVLAVDMHAWASTMLAFVSRPPDPEFVGPEWRDMWLRRLEGVEPFIHTWLNHQTRDDYWKHGSVSEDYSAIDAAVLAVGGWHDPYRDTVLRLVENLPEDRVRGIIGPWSHQYPDRGLPPGPAIGFLQETLRWWDHHLKGTDNDVMDEPLLRSWISESHPPATVYDELPGRWVGDTAWPSPSVTPTVYGFQGAPMIVKSPQQTGLDAGRFFPFGNDGDLPPDQRDEDAKSGCFDFEVPEDIEILGRAKVKLRLTCETPRGQVIARLCDVAPDGSSTLVTRGVLNLTSRHGRDRVVAWQPGATEDIEFQLNGVGHSFPPGHRIRLAVSSAYWPWIWPQPGSEAGFTLDPAGSSLELPVRTPGEYSVNGGDGNEDGGDGAGAGAGAGAVENQISFEGPEESEPLGVVHPESLDGPPRPERLIGRDVAAGTWRLEVDPRYGGTRIYPDGLEFTEDALETYTIQENDPLSAHTRSDWSIRLHRPEMAWDATVHTRSEITCDTTEFICVNEVVCRDGGEVVFHRTWEKRIPRTAG
- a CDS encoding polyprenyl synthetase family protein — protein: MTDVGPFGLSVRDQALEADAQAGLAAVEEGLLEATKSDVPFITEAAQHLVRAGGKRFRPLLVMLAAQFGDPYAPGIVPSAVVVELTHLATLYHDDVMDEADVRRSVESANARWGNSVAVLTGDFLFARASHILADLGPEAVRIQAEAFERLVTGQILETAGPRDGRDPIEHYLDVISGKSGSLIAVAGRFGAMMSGADETVVDVLTQYGERLGVAFQLADDVLDIASDSHESGKTPGTDLREGIPTLPVLRLRELAERLGLPEDVELSALLASDLTDDIRHAEALAGLRAHPALDLARKDTVRYAEEARATLAPLPECAAKDALMQLCDAVVHRTG